The genomic region TTAACTTTTTCAATACTTTCCTGGTGAGCGAGTTCTGACTGTGCTAAGATGGGGATTGACAGCGTGCTACGTCTTTGATTGAATGCCACAAGGAATCAACCACTGCTGCAAACCCTAGCCCTCGTGATGAGTAGCTCTGCATAAACCCTAACCCCTCGGTGTTTGGCTCTATAAAAACCCTCTAAAGATCCAGTTTTTGTTCATAATATCAGTTCCTTTTCAGTTATGTTTCTCTTAGGGTATACCGCAAATCCCTGCAAAAGACCAACCAAGATACTTCTCTCAAACTATCTGGAGTGCACGTATTTTACACGCTTCTTTTTGGTATGAAAAGGCTGCTCTGCAAATTTTGAGAACTTTGTTCATCCCCTTTTTTTGCTAGCAACTCTTTATGATTCTGCAAGGCAGACTACTGTTCGACATAGCTGTGTGGGTATCGATCCGAGTGAAGTGGCAGCAATCTATTTAAAGAGGGGGCATCGTATCCATTTGAAGTAGTTGTgcatcatcatctccatcttgaACCGCGTAACAGAGCAGTGCAGAGAAGGACAAAACCCTGGCGCcaagttttaaaatatttagattaaatttaatcttttaatttcaatttattattaaaaatattaacttgCATCTAGTGGAAAATTACAAGATATAAAAGACAACAACTGTAAAATTAAACCATATTAATAAAAACTCTTCAAAAATTAAAAGTTTCCTCAAAATTTACATTTAGATAGTGGATTCATCAAACATATTAATAGTTGAATAATGGTCAGTTAAGAAAAAATGATTATATAATACTAAcctaatgacaagtactaataaaaattttataaaaaaaaacattttacttTTTCCCATCTCTTagtgaaaataaataattttagtatTATAAtaacaaggaaaaaataatatgaaagacaagaaaagacaacatagaaagtacTTAGTGAAAATTAATCAAATCTAGTGAATGTTCCATTCCTTTTAATGACACAATTGACAGTTAaccatattaatttaaattaaaaaaaattattgagttACATTCTAGAAAAAATATGTCTATTGTAGCTGTGTTGAATTTTTAACTATCAAATTTACAACAATACAACCTCTTTTGAAATAATCTAATACTTATTCTTTacatacataaattttattttagtaACCAATTAACCCCAAATCTACATTCATTTGGATAACCTGTTTAACCCCAATTTTTAAATTGGCCTCTTTTGAAATCTCCATTACCTATTCTTTACATACATAGattatatttcataaaaaaatgaatCTTAAATTTGTATTGATTTGGATAACTTGTATTGATAAGAAGAAAATTGtagagttttattttatttttatttttttcatatccTCCATGTTTTACAAATGAGAGAAAATTGGgaataaaaaatatttagaaacTTGTGTTTTTGGAAGATTATGTATTCATGTTagaattataaaattttaaatgttaGTCTGAATATTATATACAATGAAGGGGATTGGTCCTATCCAATagttttgttatcaaaaaggaaaataggaATATCCAAAACCCTTTGTAACAATTTAAGTTGAGATTTATGGTTCAAACAAATGAATGATTCCTATAATCCCTTTATAAAAGATATAGGGAAGAATTTTAAACTTCTAAATAGTGTCACAAGTGAAAAACATATTCAATGTAATCAAATTGTTCATAATACAAGAAACACGAattcataaaaataacattaacaagcggatgaataatattcataatacCTCTACTAAATATGCCATTGTGTTATcttaaatttcttattttaaatttatttaatatattattaataatattattatattatattatattgtcttgttttaactttagtttggtgaaagttacAAGATATAAATAGAAAAACAAGAGGGTAATTTGTAAACAATAAAAATGTATCAATGGGAAGTGGGATTATATATAAGTTttcaaatatttagattaatttaattctttaaatttatttaatttattattaaaaatattaacttgCTTTTAATGGAAAATTACAAGATATCAAAGACAAAAAATAGTAAAACATAATCTACTTACAAATTAAATCATATTAGTTTAAATGTAGTGAATGTTCCATTAATTTGTAGATCCTAAATAATTGGTTGAATATTTGTTTGACggtaaaaaaattcttcaaaaattaaAAGTTGCACTAGCctatgacaagtactaataaaattatacaaaaaaattaaaaattattttttatttccatGGCACTTTCCTACCATTCCCATCCCTTTTTTTTTATGCATATGTTCAATTCACCTTGATCTTTTTCCTTCACTTTGAGGCATCTTGGTTTGATCCTTTGTTAGCACATAACATTTCACTATGGGTAGCATTTTCAAAAGTAAACTCCACAAAGAGTAATATAAGGATAGTTTTCAATATGAAGAGAAAGTGTTTAAGAAATTTAAAACATTAATATTATAATTGAtagatttatagtgtcttttcatattttatttataatatgaaattaattataataaatataaatttcaAATATATTATTAAGACAATTATTAAGCAAGATTAAATATTTAGAATttagaatttatttaaaaaatattaaaataatacaaataaagatttcacttacaaaaatcctttatatatatatatatatatataatttcatacATTATCTAAAAGAAAAtgtataagaaaaaataaattacataaaaatttcaatttcaatttcatatctatttaaaagaaaaaccCACACATTGAACAAATCATATAAGAGTACACATACTACAACCATAATCCCTCCCTCTCTAGCATATATCACGATAATAATGATATCCCTTACTCTCTCAATtttcctaagaactgataatgattTAGCTTCGGTTCGAATGACATCATCATCGGTTCCCTTTCAAAGAAATGAATTTTACAGGGAGGAAGGCGTTGCCAAAACCCTTCCTTCAGATTATATGCAAACACCTCGCCACCGAATAAACTGCTGAAGCACAGGTAATCTCCCACACAAGCACACTTCCGATACCACAAATCATTACGGAGGTATTGAGGGAGCGACTGTGGAGGCATTCTTGCAAACTCTTTCCAATTCCAAACCAACTTATCTTCCTCGTCCTGAGCCAACTCCCAGATAACAATACTCGTCTTGTTTGGCTCAATTCCGCCAAGTGATGGGTGATTTCTTCCAAGCCTCGGTTTGTTGTGTGGAATGGATGCGTCAGTTCCAACAAGTGGTGGCAGACTTCTGCCAATAGATGCGTGAATTCCACCAAGCCATGGGTTCATTGGGCCAAGCATCATATTGTTCATGTGTGTTGAGGATGCAGGAATCCCGCCAAGAGCCCGATTGTTGTGTGATGTGGACGCATGGATTCCGCCGTACAATGGATGAATCCCACCATGCAATGGATGAATCCCGCCAAGCGCTGGGTGTGTTCCCCCAAGCGAAGAAACGTTGGGTGGAATCGATCGCTCAATCATTTAAAGCAACTGCTCATACCGCTCGTCAAAGATCCCCACCACAAGAATAGACGAGCCATATGAAACCATAGAGAAAACATTCGCATGCAGATCTTCAACATTTCGGGGTAATGGAGCTACTGTAACAGGGTTGATAAAACCCTCATCTTGGATTTTGAAACCGATGATAGTCGTAGGCGACGCTCCCTTCCAGAAAAGAACGCCATTACACTCAACCATTTCATGACAGGATATTCTAGATCTAGTTTCCCATGCCAACTGACACTTAATCCTCCATGCATCTTCAACATAGTCGTAAATTTGGAAGTTAAATTTTGGAGAATTCGAGCAAACTACCAAATAAGGCTTTTTGTTTTCTCCCTCCACAATATGGACGAATTTCTCAGTCAAATCTATTTCTATCTCTGCATAAGATCTATCAAGGGGATTGCAAACAAATAATTGACTGGAAGATTTTCGAAATAACAGTAATCCCTGCCCTATGCTAAGCATAGATAAATCTCTTATATACTCTCTCTCAGGATTTGGgagaataaagagagggagagtCATCCATTTTTGTGCAGAGAAGCAGTAGACCATGCAGCACCAATTTCTATATTCATCTTGACCACAGATAAGAAGCCATGGATTTCGGATGAACAGCGAAGACAGAAAACTTTGTGAAGACAAAATAAAATTCCATTCCTTACAAACCATGCGAGAGCTCCAGATTGATTGAAATATCCCCTTGTCCTGTGTATCCTTCAACTGTTGTAATCGATTTTCGCTCCATTCTTTTCAGCTCCCAAACTTCCGACCACTTAATGGCTTTGTATTTACAATTCAATAAACCCTGAATTAAGTATATATTTGTTTCATCTTCACTCATTCCCTGTTATATGCGTTTCAGATTGAGTGCGTTATTGAAATAAGAGCAGCCgacatgaaaaaaaataaaaactataaaataaaataaataagataaaaatatgCCTTTCAGATGGAGTACCCTATTCCGATTAGAGGAGCCGAGGTGGGGTAAGCTATCTTCAATGTATTGGGGGTAGAGATCTATTATTGAAGAATGatcttattaataataaaaaattgaaacattcaattaTTGAACTTGTTTGTATTATAGATATGTTTATTTAAATATGTTCAGAAATGTTATAGATAAGAAATATTATAGatatcaatttaatttttatttcaaatttttattttattttgaaattgtcttatttactagatacataatcacatcaattttatgtgatactTATTTTGATACTTAATtaatagatcttatttttggtaatttttattgttgaattaaagaaaaatatatataaacacaacaaccatttatttcatttatataaaTATCAATCTTAGTCTACGACTATAAAGTAGATAATTTTAGTCTATACAAGAATTCGAAAAATTAATATCAATCtttcttgtttaaaaaaaaaattgaacttaaaaTTGCCTCAAAAGTAGCCAGCGTCTTTAAAATAATTTGATCACTAAATTTCAAGGAATATTCTTAAACAAGTCATTGTTTATCATTTGATCACATTTATTAATTGATCTAAATTAATAATTTTGGGTAAACAATACTCTTAAACATTATTCAATTGAATAGTGAAAACACAATTTTGCCTTGTAAGAGTAAAATAAATATCTAACACATTGACATAGACAAGATGTATTATGTAAGATGGAGTAGATAAGGACCATTAGGGTATTGAGGCAATAGCTCTATAGGGGATGATTTAAATGATGGAGGAGAGGGAATATGTGATAATGGTTGGGTATTTCATGCAACTTGTTGCCTCTTGTACAATGGGTTTATTGTCCAGAAGTGGATCTTCTTGGTTTTCTACTTTCACCCTTGCTTTTGGGTTTTGTGGCCGCATATTTTGTGGTTGCCCCTATCTTGAATCTCATTTACTCAAACCCTTTTTTTCCTTTGTCTATGACCAAAGGATTCCCTTCATTAGTTCACTAGGTGAACCATTAGTGGGGGTGGAATTCCTCTTCTACGCTTTGCTCCACTTTGGGGGGTTGGTGGGTGTTGCACCATTATTGGTGGCCTTTCCCGCTTTgctatttttttgtgttattgtCGGCTAAGGCTTTGTTGTTACCTTTGGCTATATGTCCCTTCACTTCCCCCCAtgtttttatcttcttcaaatGGTGCTTTTGTGGCTTATGTATTTCTCTTGGCCTTGTAGTGTTAGTGTGGTGATCTTGCATCTATTGATGATTTTCATGTGCTCCTCTGGGGTTGGATCGGTGATGGGAGAGTTGTGGTTGGTGGTGACCCCTTCTTTTTGGTCACCTTTTTACATTCTTTGTGTTTTTTCAGGTGTGGACTCTCCTATTTTTTTATGTTGGTCGTATAGAGAGGGGCTTGTCTTTTGAATAGGGGGGTGTCCTTTAGTGTCATGGGGCTCTTGGTTGAGATAGTATTGCCTTCCATTCAAGGAGGCTGGATTTTTTGTGTCCCTTCCTTCATGCCAAGGGTTTTGAAGGTGCTTCATTTTTTGTTCCTTTGAGTGACCTTTAGTGATGATCCTCGTAATGGGTGTGTTTCAGGTTTTTTTGTGTTATTTAGGATGGCGTTACTCTTCTAAGTGGTTATTCTTCTTGTGCTAAAGTGGGCAGACTTGGTATTGGTGTTAAGGGTTGGTTACCTTGGGGGGTTTTAACCGAAGAGGGCTCTTTATGCTACATGCCTACTTTGGTGTTGGGCTCCTACTGCTATTGGAGGGCGCTACCATTATTAATGATATATTATTCTACACCTCGCTCCCCTTTTGATGTGTGGTTCCTTACTGGGTTAATTCCTATTGGCAAAAGTTTTGAAGGtacttcattttttttcctttgaattcaatcctatggaggtggattttGAAGCTACAGTGTTTAGTTAGGCTCCTCTTGATGGGTGCTCTTGAGGATTTttatgttttcttcaaaatggtcTTTCTCTTCATGGTGGTTTCTCTCCTTCTGCCAAAGTGTTTCTCTTCTTCGTGGTTACCTTGGGGGTGTTTAACTAGAGAGGGATCCTTATATTGTGTGCCTTCTTTTGTGCTAGATTCTTTCTACTACTAGAGGATGCTACAATTCATGAGGATCTCCACTTCTACCCCTTTCTCCCCCTTTCATGTGTGGTGCCTTGTTGGATTCATGCCTATGAGACCTCTCTTTCTATGTAGGTGTTGGGGTcattttatttctagattatttTCAATGGAATTTTCCCCATGTCTCTCCTTTCTAGGATGttattccttaatgttcttgttgaCAGTTGACCTATTAAGGTGGCCCATGTTGGTATTTTTGATAGCCTTGTTAGCAACTCATAGGAGGTTGTTAACAATATGGTTCAGGGTGAATTCCTAAACTAATCTATTTGATTAGATGGTCTTGTGGTTTCAAGACTATGGTTCCTTCCAGTTATGGCTCGGGTCAAAAACCTCTCTTATAAAAAGGGTCTACCTTTTTGGGTGTTGTTTGGGTTGTCTCACTGCTTGTGAACTCTTCCCTTTTTCATGCCTTTGGGGTGACTTTTTCTAGTATGATCttatcttaaatttttttttgttatggtATATGGACCTATCccacttttttaatcaaaaaatggaTGAGATgtatttgtagatttttttttaaaaagaagaaaaaagcaagCAAATACTAGtatattaattcaaaatataaacatTATGTTACAAAAGTTAAAATGAAATCAGTCATGCCGAGGGAGGAGAGAACATACTACAAGAAGGGAAACCACATAGATAATGGTAAACATGTAGACCAAACCTAACAAGCTAGTAAGctacaaaatgattctaaaaaatgaaGATGACAAAGACCATGGACCAATTTTCTATATCTATCCTGGATATAATAATCTATTAAACATGAAAATATGGAGACCATAGGCTATAATAACCCTAATAAATAGAGATAAACAAAACCCCAATTTTTAATAGAGAGAGGAACTAGAAAGAGTTTGTATCCAAAGGACAATTTACTtagaaaaatacttgaaaccaagcTTAAAAAAGGCCCCTAGCTAGCTCAGAGGATTTTTTTCCCCCACTCCTTTGCCATCTACTTTTCCTCCCTAAGACTACTTGTCACCAAACTTGTAATGCATAAAGAAATCCTTGGAGTCCTTTCTGAATCTTTCCTTATGATGCACATTCCCAATATTTCAATGAATCAATTGTCGTAGCATAAGACATTGGGGTGCATGAAAGAGTTGTTAAAAAAGAGTGACCTTTGATGGATAAATGATCTCCTAAAATCCCTATTTTGCCCTAAAAAAATTTGCAGTTGTTCGATTCAAGGCTGATCTTCATGGTATGAGATAACTTCGTATACTAGGGTTTCTtattcaagtttttcctcaaaaaattTCCACACAATTGACCCTTGTCGTAGAACAAATCATACCTTTTGTAGCCTTTTCAAAATTATTAACAAAAAATGAGAAGCAATtgagacaacaaatgcaacaaagaACCATAATTTTGTAGTAGATCAAATGTATTTGAGAAAAAGAAATATACCACTTGAGAAGGGTAAATATTCCATAGGGCCTTAGGGAAAATTACATCTTATATAATATCAGTGACAATTTCTCTTTATATCATTATGAAATTCCATGAGAAGACTCATTTTATGTACTTTGGAGTGAAGGCCCCTAAGTTTGGAAACTCCTAAACAATGAAGGAAACATAAATTATCAGGTTAACAGGATTATATTACATGGTTCATGGTGAAAGGAAGCACCTCATGTAAGCAATAAGATGAAGCTAGCATTGGCAACCTTTAATTCTTGAGAACCCCACATCTATACATTTGCAGATTCCTTAGAAATTATTTGGTTGAAAAACATAAACTGAATTGGAAGAAGGgaaaaaaatttacaaaagaaaagatgaagcaaAGAATGGCCACCTAGTTTCCTCAAAAACATCACCTCTCTACATCCACACAATCCTTGAGATGTGATGGTATGAGAGGAATATACTTTTGCACAAGAGAGGAATATTAACTATTTAGTAAAGATAGAGAAAGTTCTTTGATGGTTCCAATTTTAGTGCATCCCATGATATGATATCCTTCCCAACACCTTCACAAGGATTGCGAGAATGACATAAGATGGCCTAATGTTGTCGAGCGATATACATGGCCTTTGATGTGACAAAGCCACTAGTTGAGCACCATCATTCCTAGGTAAAAATCATTAAGTTAAAATTTAAGGAGATATTGGGATCCTTACTACATGCCACATCTAACACATAGCTTTGAtacttttgtgagattttgccaagatcaagagctcaatgaaatgtacaaaatagagacataatatgggacaagaataaactgtattctcatcaatagaaaatgatcaataatcaattcaatagttacatacaatgtagatgagcttgcttatataggcaaggctagggatatgtgagcacacaaacatgacatgtggctcaataagaaataagggtaggtaggaaataggtgtgggtaggtaggagaaataatataaaagtccacatgaggtggatcacccactgaatgtggagtgtaacaacaagagtggagtgtaaaaacaagatcaacaccataaaaggtagaatttCTCATTCAATTGGTCAGAATTCATCATTATTTTCATTCTTCTCGATATATATTTTCCATCCTAAGATGTTCATATAAGATGTGTTATAGTGTTATCTTCATGTTGTCTCATTAacacatctttctctatcattttagTTTCAACGATTCATTTCTTCTTATTTTTATGCATCCGTTATTTGTTCACACCAATCTCTCATATAATTTTGATCAtattctttctcttgttctttttgtttctctttagtTGTAAGACTTATTACTTCCTCTTTTTGTGCATTTTCCATTTGTTCAcatcatttttattaataaaagaagGACATGCCTAtaccttaaaaaaaaaagaaaaaatgggatAGGCTTGCACCAGAACAAGCTTCCAAAGACACATGTAGAGAGAAGAGCTCACAAGTAGTGACACGAACTAGACAACACTAAAAAAACAAAACCCGTTTTTGAAAAGAGGCTTTTGATTGGAGTCATAAAACATGGGAATCGAAGTCCCAAGAAAATGAGACTACCTAATCAAAATAGAAGTGGTTTAGGAACACCTCGAACTATTATTTTAATAACCTCCCTTAGGCTAGGATCAAACCAACCGAGGGGACAAACAATAACCAACAAATTTTACAATGCTTTCGACAAACTATTACCAACATAGCTATCAAATAAACCAAATAGGGCCGCCTCCATAGGTAAACTGTAAATAAAAAATAATGGGGAATAGATTCCCAATGAAGTAAAACATAGGGGGAAGGGCTCCAAACAAAGGACCATAGAAAAAATGATCCCAACACCTACAAAGAAGGAGAGGTCCCATAGGAAAGAACCCAACAAGGAACAACAAACAAAAATGGGAGCGAGGGGCAAAAGAAAATATCCTCAAGAAGGGTAGCATCCTCCAACAACTAGAAGAAACTAGAACCAAAGAAGGGACATAGAAAATAGAGCCCTCTTTGGTTAAATGCTTGCAAGGTAACCTTCCCACATTACCTATCCAAAGTTCATCCACTTTAGCTAAAGGAGAGAAACCACTATGAAGAAAAACACTATCCCAATTTATCTCTATTGATGGACTATCTCAAAGCATCCAACTAAGAGATTAAAGTTTTCTTGATAGGAATTGCTTCATCCATTGAAGATTTCCCAAAGAGAAAAGTGTCAAATGTGAAGAGCCAGTTCGTGAAGGAATAGGGAACAACTAAGATAGAAATGTACCTCTCTAAATTTTATTACcatttgcaacttttatggatCTACTCAGCCCTTAAACCATTAAAACGAAGAGAAAAGGGGAAGGGGATCTCCTTGACAAACTCCGTGAGTTGAAGTGAAAAATCGACATGAATAACAATTTACTATGACtaaaaattttgttgttgatatacaTGATAAAATCCATTTACACTAGCTATGAAAAAAACCAAATTTCTAAAGGATGGCTATGATGAATGTTCATTTATCTTTATCATATGCCATTTTGCATGCCAACATTTAGAATCACtacaaaaatattttctagatttgtaGAATGAAGGATCTCATTAGCAACTatttctccttctaaagtctccccACCTTGGACAAAGTCGTCCTATTCTTTGAAGATGATAGATGAAATCAATTTTGATAGTCTCATAGAAATTTTCTTTATAAAAATTTTCTAGACTGTGTTGCAAAGTGTTATTAGCCTAAAGTTAGAAAAAGTGGATGGATGCATTTTTTTTGGAATGACGACAATGTAGGTTGTGTTGAAAACATTTATCTTTTTTTTGTTCCctttttattcttataggatagaaATACATCTCTCCTAACAAAagaccaacatttttggaaaaaaatcatggCAAATCTATCAAGCGTAGGTTCTTTATTCGAGGCCATTTAGAAAAATTTTGTAACATTTTCAATGGAAAAATCCGCCATTACCATTTTATTATGGTTCTCATCTACAAGTTTTAGAAGGCACCCTATTGGAGGTGAAATTTGAAGATCTTCTTGATGTTCTCGCAacaagataaaatttctaaaaaaattatggTCCTATCTTTAATCTCATTATGTGTGACTAGCTTATAACCATAAGTAGTGAgaattatttctaatttatttatttgtctgttCACTTTTGTAGatgttagaagaacttggtactctTGTCACTCTAAGCTAACCAAGATTCTCCTGACGTATGTTTCCAGTACAATTATTCTCTGCAAAGTATCTCTTCCAATTCTAACTTGAGCATATTTTATGTTGCAAGGGAAGCATTATCCATACAATATCCAATGGCTCTCTTATATTAATTTGATAGCTCTTGTTGAACCCTTTCTTTATTAGTGAAGATATTTTAGAATGCATTTTGTtctattcttcaatttttcctttTATAAACTCTAATTTGTTACTTAATTGGTACATTCTTTAATTCATAGTAAAAggattttaatttcaacatgattcCAACAAAGGTAGAAAGGTACAATATCTAAACCACATTGACTCAAAATTGAAGGATGTAAGTCTTTATGGTGTTTTTGTAGTGTTTTGAAGGAGGATGGAAAACTCATTGGACCCTATGAATCGCATAAGGAAGGGAGAAAATTCCATTGGAGAAGAGAGGCAACAATCAAAAATTAGAAGCCTgtataatgtttttggaatttaATAAAAAACTTGTCTTTTGTTTATCCAAGCGTAGGAGCCATTTTAATGGATGCAATTGTAATGATTAAAAAATGTGAATGAtgaagagatcaagaggaaatattttcttcactTTGAGGAGAGATGGAAGTTTCAATATGGATTTACCTTCAAATACTTTAtccatattatattttaaaaagggggaaattcactagatccaatctcttagggaagagattgaatactaaatgaattgacaatgggatagaaatgacaagctaatccCTCTTTTGGAATGAAAAAATATTGAGTTATGTGTTGtaggactaagtgtaaaagtagaaaggaacttattataacttgagatagaagcatgagatgaatttgtgcacctggatttggctacaatatgtcgagacgaagctgccttgtgaatttgatgaaaagttgtcaggactgtgCTGAAAGTGTCTACTGTCCTCTgaaaaatctatgaaatgaaaatAGTCTTTTCCCCCTCTCCAAATGGATTCTGAATATGCAAACagagttgcacacctacaacctacacacataaaagacaagaaaaggggttgggattgggggtaattcacctcaagggatgtttttgatagaaaataggtagatttgattgtattaaattgaatgttgaaagggatctcttctttagtggttgaatccttcacttgaatgagacacctagccttgaaggaagacttgagaatgctcaatgctagaatggaatgcttgaatgcttgaacttatgcccactcttcGCTTATCCAACTTTTTTCTTCTTTAACTCatgaaaatgagagggaaaatttgacatatatacttgttaattagggttaactaattgactgatttttcgtcACAGGCTGACACAAGGAAAGTTTTTCCcattttatgcaaagtccaattCAAAGATAGGAAaaaatagggaaaggaaaagggcaccacacccctatcctaggagaaAAGGGGTACCACACCCATATCCTAggagggataggggcgccacaccctagtcctacccctgTCTCAAGACAGGAAGCAGGTTCAAGTAGTGCGAAGGGCTGCACATGTGGAGTTTCTGGGGGTTGAGAAAATCTTGGATCTTTGATCAAGCTTGGGAATTCAAATTGGCAATGTGAAGACACTAacatggttgaaaattgcaagggtcacaattttatgacactatatttatcccccactttagcaggagtataagcatacgccaatactgctagaaaagtacaaggaaacaagattgaaagacttctaccacattgaggaggaaagatgcaccaagTCCCCAGTGGACCAAGAATATTATTAAATCGATtgacaaagaaaaattgaagaacaaGAAGGTTCCTCTCACTATGAGTCaagaaa from Cryptomeria japonica chromosome 3, Sugi_1.0, whole genome shotgun sequence harbors:
- the LOC131080059 gene encoding uncharacterized protein LOC131080059, yielding MVCKEWNFILSSQSFLSSLFIRNPWLLICGQDEYRNWCCMVYCFSAQKWMTLPLFILPNPEREYIRDLSMLSIGQGLLLFRKSSSQLFVCNPLDRSYAEIEIDLTEKFVHIVEGENKKPYLVVCSNSPKFNFQIYDYVEDAWRIKCQLAWETRSRISCHEMVECNGVLFWKGASPTTIIGFKIQDEGFINPVTVAPLPRNVEDLHANVFSMVSYGSSILVVGIFDERYEQLL